From Streptomyces sp. 6-11-2, one genomic window encodes:
- a CDS encoding PspC domain-containing protein: MTALARPTHGRVLGGVCAALARRFGTSATTMRVIFLLSCLLPGPQFLVYIALWILLPSEETAGSAW; encoded by the coding sequence ATGACCGCCCTGGCCCGCCCGACCCACGGTCGCGTGCTCGGCGGAGTGTGCGCTGCGCTGGCTCGGCGCTTCGGCACCTCCGCGACGACGATGCGCGTGATCTTCCTGCTGTCCTGCCTGCTGCCGGGCCCGCAGTTCCTGGTCTACATCGCGCTGTGGATCCTGCTGCCCTCGGAGGAGACGGCCGGCAGCGCGTGGTGA
- a CDS encoding HAMP domain-containing sensor histidine kinase, with translation MTDERGGLRGWASERRGTLSRLRFTSLRLRLVVVFALVALTAAVSASGIAYWLNREAVLTRAQDAALRDFQQEVQNRAGALPVHTTQDQLQHTAGQMAGSSQRFSVLLVGQDANGRTLYGNSGGLNGFSLEDVPASLRTAVNRQQPLSSANKAPYHLYWQRIVMHGTPYLVAGTRVIGGGPTGYMLKSLEPEAKDLNSLAWSLGIATALALVGAALLAQAAATTVLKPVHRLGVAARRLGEGKLDTRLRVSGTDELADMSRTFNKAAEALEKRVADMAARDEASRRFVADMSHELRTPLTAITAVTEVLEEELDSESGGIDPMIEPAVRLVVSETRRLNDLVENLMEVTRFDAGTARLVLDDVDIADQITACIDARAWLDAVELDAERGIHARLDPRRLDVILANLIGNALKHGGSPVRVSVRESAAEAERPAEIVIQVRDHGPGIPEDVLPHVFDRFYKASASRPRSEGSGLGLSIALNNAHIHGGGITAANSPEGGAVFTLRLPQDASALAEERSEGDRYEEDSANGTNGANGGKGAAR, from the coding sequence GTGACGGACGAGCGGGGCGGGCTCCGGGGCTGGGCCTCGGAGCGCAGGGGAACGTTGTCCCGGCTGCGGTTCACCAGTCTGCGCCTGCGGCTGGTCGTGGTCTTCGCACTGGTGGCGCTGACCGCGGCCGTGTCGGCGTCCGGGATCGCGTACTGGCTCAACCGCGAGGCGGTGCTGACCCGCGCCCAGGACGCGGCGCTGCGCGACTTCCAGCAGGAAGTGCAGAACCGCGCGGGCGCGCTGCCGGTGCACACCACGCAGGACCAACTCCAGCACACCGCCGGGCAGATGGCCGGCAGCAGCCAGCGCTTCAGCGTGCTGCTGGTCGGCCAGGACGCGAACGGCAGGACGCTGTACGGCAACTCCGGCGGGCTGAACGGCTTCTCGCTGGAGGACGTGCCCGCCTCGCTGCGCACCGCGGTGAACAGGCAGCAGCCGCTCTCCTCGGCCAACAAGGCGCCCTACCACCTGTACTGGCAGCGGATCGTCATGCACGGGACGCCGTACCTGGTGGCCGGCACACGGGTGATCGGCGGCGGCCCGACCGGCTACATGCTCAAGTCGCTGGAGCCGGAGGCCAAGGACCTCAACTCGCTGGCCTGGTCCCTGGGCATCGCCACCGCGCTGGCGCTCGTCGGTGCCGCTCTCCTCGCCCAGGCCGCCGCCACGACGGTGCTGAAGCCGGTGCACCGGCTGGGAGTCGCCGCGCGCCGGCTCGGCGAGGGCAAGCTCGACACCCGGCTGCGGGTGTCCGGAACCGACGAACTCGCCGACATGTCCCGCACGTTCAACAAGGCGGCCGAGGCGCTGGAGAAACGGGTCGCCGACATGGCCGCCCGCGACGAGGCGTCCCGCCGGTTCGTCGCGGACATGAGCCACGAGCTGCGCACGCCGCTGACCGCCATCACCGCCGTGACGGAGGTGCTGGAGGAGGAGCTGGACTCCGAGAGCGGCGGCATCGACCCGATGATCGAGCCGGCGGTCCGGCTCGTCGTCAGCGAGACCCGGCGGCTGAACGACCTGGTCGAGAACCTGATGGAGGTCACCCGCTTCGACGCGGGCACGGCCCGGCTGGTGCTGGACGACGTCGACATCGCCGACCAGATCACCGCCTGCATCGACGCCCGCGCCTGGCTGGACGCCGTGGAACTGGACGCCGAGCGCGGCATCCACGCCCGGCTCGACCCGCGCCGCCTGGACGTCATCCTCGCCAACCTCATCGGCAACGCGCTCAAGCACGGCGGCTCGCCCGTGCGGGTGTCGGTGCGCGAGTCGGCCGCGGAGGCGGAGCGGCCGGCCGAGATCGTCATCCAGGTGCGCGACCACGGGCCGGGCATCCCCGAGGACGTCCTGCCGCACGTCTTCGACCGCTTCTACAAGGCGAGCGCGTCCCGGCCGCGCTCCGAGGGCAGCGGCCTCGGGCTGTCCATCGCCCTGAACAACGCGCACATCCACGGCGGCGGCATCACCGCGGCCAACTCGCCCGAGGGCGGAGCGGTGTTCACGCTGCGGCTGCCGCAGGACGCCTCCGCGCTCGCCGAGGAGCGGTCCGAGGGTGACCGATACGAGGAGGACAGCGCGAACGGCACGAACGGCGCGAACGGCGGGAAGGGGGCCGCCCGATGA
- a CDS encoding ATP-binding protein, giving the protein MKQSAVKSLGVAALGAAFAAAGAGAANAAPAVPDAGQALGTVSKALPTENVAKSVPGAGQALNQARPAVQSGLAAAQPATQGLLQNGPTKPVAGLLGGLPVQGLPTHGLPLNGLPLG; this is encoded by the coding sequence ATGAAGCAGTCTGCCGTCAAGTCCCTCGGTGTCGCCGCCCTCGGGGCCGCCTTCGCCGCCGCCGGCGCGGGCGCCGCGAACGCCGCGCCGGCCGTTCCGGACGCCGGCCAGGCGCTCGGTACCGTCAGCAAGGCGCTCCCGACGGAGAACGTCGCCAAGTCGGTGCCCGGGGCCGGCCAGGCGCTGAACCAGGCCAGGCCCGCGGTGCAGTCGGGTCTCGCGGCCGCGCAGCCGGCCACCCAGGGCCTGCTCCAGAACGGCCCGACCAAGCCGGTCGCCGGTCTGCTCGGCGGACTGCCGGTGCAGGGCCTGCCCACCCACGGCCTGCCGTTGAACGGGCTGCCGCTGGGCTGA
- a CDS encoding VanZ family protein — protein sequence MQRQGSIRGSAAFHVRVTGGVLLVAHLALVAWLTLRPLDVPWVTPPNLRPLATVRGDLALGWPEAARRIGEGLALLAPLGVLLPMTHGSLHVSPLGSLFRTVAAGALVSLGIALLQTGVPGRVVDVDTLLLNTTGVALAHLTVVPAGRSRLRRGAERRDRPAPRQEDPPQGRTPTIPRVGLAPWSDALPPSSP from the coding sequence GTGCAGCGTCAAGGCTCCATCCGCGGCAGCGCCGCGTTCCACGTCCGTGTGACAGGGGGTGTCCTCCTCGTCGCCCACCTCGCGCTCGTCGCCTGGCTCACGCTGCGTCCGCTGGACGTCCCCTGGGTGACGCCGCCCAATCTGCGTCCGCTCGCCACCGTCCGGGGCGACCTGGCGCTGGGCTGGCCCGAGGCGGCCCGGCGCATCGGCGAGGGCCTGGCGCTGCTCGCGCCGCTGGGCGTACTGCTGCCGATGACGCACGGCAGCCTTCACGTCTCTCCACTCGGGTCCCTGTTCCGCACGGTCGCCGCGGGCGCCCTGGTCTCGCTGGGCATCGCCCTGCTGCAGACCGGCGTACCGGGCCGGGTGGTGGACGTCGACACGCTCCTGCTGAACACCACGGGCGTGGCCCTCGCCCACCTCACGGTCGTGCCCGCGGGCCGCTCCCGTCTCCGCCGCGGGGCCGAGCGCCGGGACCGGCCGGCTCCGCGCCAGGAGGATCCGCCTCAGGGGCGCACCCCGACGATTCCCAGGGTCGGCCTCGCCCCGTGGAGCGACGCTCTGCCCCCTTCGTCTCCGTAA